The Vulpes vulpes isolate BD-2025 chromosome 10, VulVul3, whole genome shotgun sequence genome has a window encoding:
- the SEPTIN5 gene encoding septin-5 isoform X2: MSTGLRYKSKLATPEDKQDIDKQYVGFATLPNQVHRKSVKKGFDFTLMVAGESGLGKSTLVHSLFLTDLYKDRKLLSAEERISQTVEILKHTVDIEEKGVKLKLTIVDTPGFGDAVNNSECWKPITDYVDQQFEQYFRDESGLNRKNIQDNRVHCCLYFISPFGHGLRPVDVGFMKALHEKVNIVPLIAKADCLVPGEIRKLKERIREEIDKFGIHVYQFPECDSDEDEDFKQQDRELKESAPFAVIGSNTVVEAKGQRVRGRLYPWGIVEVENQAHCDFVKLRNMLIRTHMHDLKDVTCDVHYENYRAHCIQQMTSKLTQDSRMESPIPILPLPTPDAETEKLIRMKDEELRRMQEMLQKMKQQMQDQ; the protein is encoded by the exons ATGAGCACGGGCCTGCGGTACAAGAGCAAGCTGGCGACCCCAG AGGACAAGCAG GATATCGACAAGCAGTACGTGGGCTTCGCCACACTGCCCAATCAGGTGCACCGGAAATCTGTGAAGAAGGGCTTCGATTTCACACTCATGGTGGCTG GTGAGTCGGGCCTGGGGAAGTCCACACTGGTCCATAGCCTCTTCCTGACCGACTTGTACAAGGACCGGAAGCTGCTCAGTGCTGAGG AGCGCATCAGCCAGACCGTAGAGATCCTGAAGCACACGGTGGACATTGAAGAGAAGGGAGTCAAGCTGAAGCTCACGATTGTGGACACTCCAGGCTTCGGGGACGCTGTCAACAACTCCGAGTG CTGGAAGCCCATCACCGACTATGTGGACCAGCAGTTTGAGCAGTATTTCCGAGACGAGAGCGGCCTCAACCGCAAGAATATCCAAGACAACCGTGTGCACTGCTGCCTGTATTTCATCTCCCCTTTTGGGCATGG GCTGCGGCCCGTGGATGTGGGTTTCATGAAGGCTCTGCACGAGAAGGTGAACATTGTACCCCTCATCGCCAAAGCTGACTGTCTTGTCCCTGGCGAGATCCGGAAGCTGAAGGAGCGG ATCCGGGAGGAGATTGACAAGTTTGGGATCCATGTGTACCAGTTCCCCGAATGTGACTCTGACGAGGATGAGGACTTTAAGCAGCAAGATCGGGAACTGAAG gagAGCGCGCCCTTCGCAGTTATCGGCAGCAACACAGTGGTGGAGGCCAAGGGGCAGCGAGTCCGGGGGCGACTGTACCCCTGGGGGATCGTGGAGG TGGAGAACCAGGCACACTGCGACTTCGTGAAGCTGCGCAACATGCTCATCCGCACACACATGCATGATCTCAAGGACGTGACGTGTGACGTGCACTATGAGAACTACCGTGCACACTGCATCCAGCAGATGACCAG CAAactgacccaggacagccgcatGGAGAGCCCCATCCCCATCCTGCCACTGCCTACCCCCGATGCTGAGACAGAAAAGCTCATCAGGATGAAGGATGAGGAG CTAAGGCGCATGCAGGAGATGCTGCAGAAGATGAAGCAGCAAATGCAAGACCAGTGA
- the SEPTIN5 gene encoding septin-5 isoform X1 — MDSLAAPQDRLVEQLLSPRTQAQRRLKDIDKQYVGFATLPNQVHRKSVKKGFDFTLMVAGESGLGKSTLVHSLFLTDLYKDRKLLSAEERISQTVEILKHTVDIEEKGVKLKLTIVDTPGFGDAVNNSECWKPITDYVDQQFEQYFRDESGLNRKNIQDNRVHCCLYFISPFGHGLRPVDVGFMKALHEKVNIVPLIAKADCLVPGEIRKLKERIREEIDKFGIHVYQFPECDSDEDEDFKQQDRELKESAPFAVIGSNTVVEAKGQRVRGRLYPWGIVEVENQAHCDFVKLRNMLIRTHMHDLKDVTCDVHYENYRAHCIQQMTSKLTQDSRMESPIPILPLPTPDAETEKLIRMKDEELRRMQEMLQKMKQQMQDQ; from the exons ATGGACTCGCTGGCAGCGCCCCAGGACCGCCTGGTGGAGCAGCTGCTGTCGCCGCGGACCCAGGCCCAGAGGCGACTCAAG GATATCGACAAGCAGTACGTGGGCTTCGCCACACTGCCCAATCAGGTGCACCGGAAATCTGTGAAGAAGGGCTTCGATTTCACACTCATGGTGGCTG GTGAGTCGGGCCTGGGGAAGTCCACACTGGTCCATAGCCTCTTCCTGACCGACTTGTACAAGGACCGGAAGCTGCTCAGTGCTGAGG AGCGCATCAGCCAGACCGTAGAGATCCTGAAGCACACGGTGGACATTGAAGAGAAGGGAGTCAAGCTGAAGCTCACGATTGTGGACACTCCAGGCTTCGGGGACGCTGTCAACAACTCCGAGTG CTGGAAGCCCATCACCGACTATGTGGACCAGCAGTTTGAGCAGTATTTCCGAGACGAGAGCGGCCTCAACCGCAAGAATATCCAAGACAACCGTGTGCACTGCTGCCTGTATTTCATCTCCCCTTTTGGGCATGG GCTGCGGCCCGTGGATGTGGGTTTCATGAAGGCTCTGCACGAGAAGGTGAACATTGTACCCCTCATCGCCAAAGCTGACTGTCTTGTCCCTGGCGAGATCCGGAAGCTGAAGGAGCGG ATCCGGGAGGAGATTGACAAGTTTGGGATCCATGTGTACCAGTTCCCCGAATGTGACTCTGACGAGGATGAGGACTTTAAGCAGCAAGATCGGGAACTGAAG gagAGCGCGCCCTTCGCAGTTATCGGCAGCAACACAGTGGTGGAGGCCAAGGGGCAGCGAGTCCGGGGGCGACTGTACCCCTGGGGGATCGTGGAGG TGGAGAACCAGGCACACTGCGACTTCGTGAAGCTGCGCAACATGCTCATCCGCACACACATGCATGATCTCAAGGACGTGACGTGTGACGTGCACTATGAGAACTACCGTGCACACTGCATCCAGCAGATGACCAG CAAactgacccaggacagccgcatGGAGAGCCCCATCCCCATCCTGCCACTGCCTACCCCCGATGCTGAGACAGAAAAGCTCATCAGGATGAAGGATGAGGAG CTAAGGCGCATGCAGGAGATGCTGCAGAAGATGAAGCAGCAAATGCAAGACCAGTGA
- the GP1BB gene encoding platelet glycoprotein Ib beta chain: MGSGGPRGALSLLLLPLLLLAPPGRRAAGCPAPCDCAGTRVDCGRRGLTRATLPAAFPPDTTELVLTGNNLTALPRGLLDTLPALRAAHLGANPWRCDCHLVPLRAWLAGRPERAPYRDLRCAAPPALRGRLLPYLAEEELRAACPPGALCWGALGAQLLLLALGLLHALLLLLLLCRLRRLRARAAHPSPLTAPLVGPGRSPEER, from the exons ATGGGCTCCGGCG GGCCGCGCGGGGCGCTGAGCCTGCTGCTCCTGCCGCTCCTGCTCCTGGCGCCGCCCGGCCGCCGGGCCGCGGGCTGCCCCGCGCCATGTGACTGCGCGGGGACGCGCGTGGATTGCGGGCGCCGGGGGCTGACGCGGGCCACGCTGCCCGCCGCCTTCCCGCCGGACACGACCGAGCTGGTGCTGACGGGCAACAATCTGACGGCGCTGCCGCGCGGACTGCTGGACACGCTGCCCGCACTGCGCGCCGCGCACCTGGGCGCCAACCCCTGGCGCTGCGACTGCCACCTGGTGCCGCTGCGCGCCTGGCTGGCCGGCCGGCCGGAGCGCGCGCCCTACCGCGACCTGCGCtgcgccgcgccccccgcgctgCGCGGCCGCCTGCTGCCCTACCTGGCGGAGGAGGAGCTGCGCGCCGCCTGTCCGCCCGGCGCGCTCTgctggggggcgctgggggcgcaGCTGCTGCTGCTCGCCCTCGGGCTGCTGCacgcgctgctgctgctgctgctgctgtgccgGCTGCGCAGACTCCGCGCCCGCGCCGCGCACCCCTCGCCGCTGACCGCGCCGCTCGTGGGGCCCGGGAGGAGTCCCGAGGAGCGCTGA